GATCCCGGCGCGGAACACCTCCGCCAGCACCGATCCGTTGTAGAGCACCAAACCGGTCACGGCCGCGAACAGCGGGCGGGTGTCGGAGCTGATGTCGGTGTAGTAGGAGTACAACGAGGCAGCGAAGACCATCAGCATCAGCACCGGGATGGCGCGGAAGAACTCGACCACGACGTTCGCGGGCAGCCTGATCCACTTGTGGTCGGACAGTCGCGCGATGCCCAGCAGCGCGCCGACCGGCAGGGCGATCACGATCGAGAGCGCGGCCGCTTCCAGCGTCTTGACGAGACCGGGCAGCAAGAACTGGGTCCAGGTGGTGCCTTCCGCGAAGGGCTTCCACAGCGCGCCCGCCCACTGGCCCTTCTTCGCGAAGCCGTCGTAGACGAACCACGCGACGGCCAGCACGGCTAGCACGAAAATCACGGAGTAGAGGAGGTTGCGGACCTTGGCCTTCGGCCCCGGCGCGTCGTAGAGGACGTTCTGCGTGCTCATCGCTTCACCTCCGCTTTCTTGGCGACCCAGCCGAGGAACAGGCCGAGCGGCAGCACCAGGATCACGAACCCGAGCGCGAAGATCAGGAAGACCAGGAAGAGCGAGTCGGACTCGTTCTCGATCATCGACGACATCAGCAGCGCCGCCTCGGCGACGCCGATGACGGCGGCGACGGTGGTGTTTTTCAGCAGCGCGATCAGCACGTTCGCCAGCGGCGCGATCACCGCGCGGAACGCCTGCGGCAGCACGATGAGCCGCAGCACCTGGCCGAAGCCGAGGCCGAGCGCACGCGCCGCCTCGGCCTGGCCGACCGGCACCGTGTTGATGCCCGAGCGCAGCGACTCGCACACGAACGTCGCGGTGTAGGCGATGAACCCGATGACCGCCAGCCGGAACGAGTTGTCCGCCAGCGACGTCGCCGAGTTCGCCGCGGCCAGCTTCAGCCCGAGCGTCGAGGAAAGGCCCAGCGACGTGAACACGATGATGACCGTCAGCGGCGTGTTGCGGAAGACGTTCACGTAGGCCGTGCCGAACGCCCGCATCAGCGGGACCGGGCTGACCCGCATGGCGACCAGCAGTGTGCCCCAGATCAACGACCCGATCGCCGCCCAGAAGGTGAGCTGGATCGTCGTCCAGAACGCGCCCAGGAGGTCGTAGTCGGGATTGCTCAGAAAGTCGAACACCGTTCCTGCCCTTGGTGTCACGACGGTGCGCCGCGGCGGGCGCGGCGCACCGTCGAGGTGGTCGGATCCGCGATCAGGAGGCGATCGGCGGCGGCGCGGACGGGAGGTTGTACTTGGCCTGGCCGACGTTGTCCTTCAGCGCCTTGGCCCAGCTGCCGTCCTGCTCCATCTTCAAGATGGCGTCGTTGATGGCCTTCTGGCCGGCGGTGTCGCCCTTCTTGAGGCCCACGCCGTACTTCTCGTCGGTGAAGCCCTTGCCGACGACCTTGAGCTTGTCGGGCTGCTGCAGCGCGTAGCCCGCCAAGATGATGTCGTCGGTGGTCACCGCGTCGACTTCACCGTTGAGCAGCGAGGTGATGCAGTCGGTGTACTTGCCGCGCTCGAGCAGCTGCACGTCCTTCGCGTACTTCGCCTTCACGTTCTGCGCCGGCGTCGAACCCTTGACCGAGCAGAGCTTCTTGTTCCCGTTCAGCGATTCCGGGCCGGTGATGCTGGTTTCGTTCGAGCGGACGAGCAGGTCCTGGTGCGCCACGAAGTACGGGCCGCCGAACGAGACCTCGTTCTTGCGCTTGTCGGTGATCGAGTAGGTGGCGACGATGAAGTCGACCTCGCCCTTCTTGATCAGGTCCTCGCGCTGCGCGGACTGCGATTCCTTCCAGGTGATGTTCTTCTCGTCGACGCCGAGCTGCTTCGCGATGTACTTCGCGACGTCCACGTCGAATCCGGCGTACGTGCCGTCCGGCTTCTTCAGGCCGAGGCCCGGCTGGTCGAACTTGATGCCGATGGTCAGCTTCTTGTCGTTCTTGGCCTTGTCGACCAAGTTGCCGGAGGCGCTGCTCCCGCCGCCGCATGCGGTCAGGGCGAGGCCCAGGGCCGCGACGGCTGCGCCGGCGCGCACAAATCGGCTCCACTGCATGGTGTCGTCCGTTCCCTTCGAATTCGTTCAGTGCGTCAAGATCTTGCCGAGGAAGTCCTTCGCCCGCTCGCTCTTGGGCTGGGTGAAGAACTCGTCGGGAGTGCTGTCCTCGACGATCTCGCCGTCGGCCATGAAGATGACCCGGTCGGCCGCGCGGCGGGCGAAGCCCATCTCGTGGGTGACCACGAGCATCGTCATGCCTTCCTTGGCGAGGCCGGTCATCACGTCCAGCACTTCCTGGACCATCTCCGGGTCCAGCGCCGAGGTCGGCTCGTCGAACAGCATCACCTTCGGCGTCATCGCGAGCGCGCGGGCGATCGCCACCCGCTGCTGCTGGCCGCCGGACAGCTGCGCCGGGTACTTGTCCGCCTGGTTCGCGATGCCGACCCGCTCGAGCAGTTCCATCGCGGTCTTGCGGGCCTCGGCCTGGGCGATCTTGCGGACCTTCTGCGGCGCCAGCATGACGTTCTCGAGGATCGTCTTGTGCGCGAACAGGTTGAACGACTGGAAGACCATCCCGACGTCGGCGCGCAGCGCGGCCAGCGCTTTGCCCTCCGAGGGCAGCGGCACGCCGTCGACGGCGATCTCGCCGGAGTCGATAGGCTCGAGCCGGTTGATCGCCCGGCACAGCGTCGACTTGCCCGACCCGGACGGACCGAGCACCACGACGACCTGGCCGCGCGGCACCTCGAGGGTGATGTCCCGCAGCACGTGCAGCTCGCCGAAGTGCTTGTTCACGGCGGCCGCCTTGATCATCGGCGTCGCCACCTCGGTGGTCATGTGGCCTCCAGAGCTCCGTTGGTCGTCCGGCGTCCGGCGGGACAGGGGCCCGCCTCGCTGGCGGGAAACCTACCCCGGGGACACGCCTTGTAAAGACGGCTTGAGCAATACTTAGGGTTTCAACTACGTATCGGGTCCGAGCCGTCGGGGACAGCGATCAGCCTAGTCCGGACTGTGGCCGCCGCCACTCGCCGTGTCCGCGCGGCGTGGCACCCTAGAGTGCCCGCTACCGTGGTCTGGATCACCGGGAGGCTGACTTTGCGCGTGCTGCTGGTCGAAGACGACGACCGCGTCGCGGGTGCGCTGGTGCCCGCGCTGACCCGGCGCGGGCTCACGATGCAGCGGCTGCCGTCCGGGGCCGGGGTGCTCGACCGGGTGCACGACGTCGACGTGATCCTGCTGGACCTGGGCCTGCCCGACGTCGACGGCGTCGTCCTGTGCCGCCAGATCCGCGCGGTCAGCGACGTCGCGGTGATCGTGGTGTCCGCGCGCGGCGA
This sequence is a window from Amycolatopsis benzoatilytica AK 16/65. Protein-coding genes within it:
- a CDS encoding amino acid ABC transporter permease — protein: MSTQNVLYDAPGPKAKVRNLLYSVIFVLAVLAVAWFVYDGFAKKGQWAGALWKPFAEGTTWTQFLLPGLVKTLEAAALSIVIALPVGALLGIARLSDHKWIRLPANVVVEFFRAIPVLMLMVFAASLYSYYTDISSDTRPLFAAVTGLVLYNGSVLAEVFRAGILALPKGQTEAASALGLRKSQLLVSILLPQAITLMLPAIVSQLVVVLKDTALAGQLTIGYTELIRTSGTITANFGNTIPTLIVVALIYIALNLLLSAFASWLERRLSRRRKAPRAVGGDGAEPTTLHIPTDLDTGRAA
- a CDS encoding amino acid ABC transporter permease — protein: MFDFLSNPDYDLLGAFWTTIQLTFWAAIGSLIWGTLLVAMRVSPVPLMRAFGTAYVNVFRNTPLTVIIVFTSLGLSSTLGLKLAAANSATSLADNSFRLAVIGFIAYTATFVCESLRSGINTVPVGQAEAARALGLGFGQVLRLIVLPQAFRAVIAPLANVLIALLKNTTVAAVIGVAEAALLMSSMIENESDSLFLVFLIFALGFVILVLPLGLFLGWVAKKAEVKR
- a CDS encoding glutamate ABC transporter substrate-binding protein, coding for MQWSRFVRAGAAVAALGLALTACGGGSSASGNLVDKAKNDKKLTIGIKFDQPGLGLKKPDGTYAGFDVDVAKYIAKQLGVDEKNITWKESQSAQREDLIKKGEVDFIVATYSITDKRKNEVSFGGPYFVAHQDLLVRSNETSITGPESLNGNKKLCSVKGSTPAQNVKAKYAKDVQLLERGKYTDCITSLLNGEVDAVTTDDIILAGYALQQPDKLKVVGKGFTDEKYGVGLKKGDTAGQKAINDAILKMEQDGSWAKALKDNVGQAKYNLPSAPPPIAS
- a CDS encoding amino acid ABC transporter ATP-binding protein, yielding MIKAAAVNKHFGELHVLRDITLEVPRGQVVVVLGPSGSGKSTLCRAINRLEPIDSGEIAVDGVPLPSEGKALAALRADVGMVFQSFNLFAHKTILENVMLAPQKVRKIAQAEARKTAMELLERVGIANQADKYPAQLSGGQQQRVAIARALAMTPKVMLFDEPTSALDPEMVQEVLDVMTGLAKEGMTMLVVTHEMGFARRAADRVIFMADGEIVEDSTPDEFFTQPKSERAKDFLGKILTH